The genome window aaaaagcacagcaacgaccgaagttacagttacagaattgttatatatacacacacacacacacacacacacacacacacacacacacacacacacacacacacacacacacacacacacacacacacacacacacacacatatataaatacagagacaaatataaataaaatatacaaaggggataaatagaataaataggaataaaaaataaaaatacaagtgaattgcacatttcaagtattgagtctattgcactgttgactatttacaaaaagtattgcacaaggtattgtacagtgaggtgaagaggcactacagcttagttgttcccccctcctttgtcctcctgtttcccctccctctcccctccagggaggagttaaacagtctgatggcgtgtgggacaaaggagtttttaagtctgttagttcttgtcttggggagaagcaacctgtcactgaacagactcttctgattgtttatggccgtgtgcagaggatgcccagcattgttcataatgtccagcagtttctttaatgtccttttctctgccactgtcaccagagtgtccagcttcatgccgaccacagagctagccttcctgatcagtttctctaGCCTGGAGCCTAGTTACGCTAGGCTAGGCTAGGTTAGGTCTaggttttatcttatcttatcttatcttaggcTGCTGGAGGCCATAATgcacctttttcactcactatgtgcttACTcaacactctgcatttaatcattagttattattaatctgttGCTCTTTTCTACAGTGCATCTTTTGTCCTTGCAGATGgctgtccctccctgagcctgattctgctgAAGGTTTATTCCTAAAAgggggtttttccttcccactgttgccaagtgtttgctcaaaGAGGGCTGTTTGATTGTTTTGATTGTTAGGATTTTCCCTGCATGATTGcaggatctttaccttacagtagtaagctatataaataaaaactgaattaaaattgaattgaattgattctgtcatggaaatcataGCGTGGGCTCACAAACACCTCTAGAAAAAAACTAACATCCGGGATGTCCAGGAATTTGGTGGGATGTTTATTTAAAGACCATGCTTTAAAGAATTCTCCAGCACTGAGCGTCATCGGAAGGCTTCTCTGTGATCTTTTAAGACACcagataataaataaatgcatggactagtttatCAGCATTATTGAGACAGAATATTTCTAGTTTTGGCAATACACTGTCTAAGAAGGAAGTCTTTAATGTTGTTCAATGTACGACATGTTACTGTAAACTGAATTTACAGGGTTGTGGTGTGACTAGCTGCTGTCTGCAGTAAATGAGCTTGTATTGCAGTAAAAGGTCTGGATAATCCCTTTCTTCTCTGCAGTATCTGGTGATGCCCCACAATGATCTCATTGACATGAATGAAGAAACCGCTGTTGCTACTTTAAGTGTGAAAGAACCGTTAGCAATCACACATCTTCCACCTCCCCATCCGTTAGTGTTTACTCACCCAGCCCACTGCAAACttcctcacacacatgcacacactgcaAGCCCACTTTCAGTTCTGTATTTGATTTCCCATCAGCGCATCAGGTTTTACAATAAAAGTTGTGAAGGTGgtatttttatgtgtgttttgtggTCTGGGGGTCTCTATGAtgtgttcctgttttctctAAATATTACTATGTTTTCCTCTCAGTCCAAAATTAGACAACCGACACTTCACAGCAAAGGGCTGATggttaatttaaaaatgtcttcaaattGCAAACCTCCCAAAAGCTGCAAAGACGATCAGAGACAAAACAACACTAAAGTCTGAGGGTTTGTGGTCTTTCCACACTGTATCACAGATGGTTGGATAGTGTCGCAAGCCCCTTCCTCCACACCTTTCCATCGCTCCATTGTTGTGGTGTTTGCTGTGAGTTTCCGAAACCAACAGTCCAACATTCATGTCACACTGTGATTGAGCAAGTATGTGGAGGCGAGAGAGGAGTCAGGCTTTGGAGTCTTGATTGTAGATCATGGCTACTTTTTACTAAAGTACTTGTTACGCTTTTCATGTGTAACAAGTACTTTTTACtatttcaagaaatattaacaGAAATTGTAATTATTGCACTTCCATATTGCATTTTGAATTATTTGTGTTACGCCTGTTTTGGAAATTATTTGAACAATAATGAACTTTTTACATGAGATACATGCTTTTAAAGAACAAAGGCAATTTGCAGAGCTGTAGAAACTACAGAGGGATAAAGTTAATGAGACATACTATGAAGCTTTGGAAAAACTTGCTGAAGCTGAGTCAAGAAGAGGTGCAAAATGGTATCATGCTGGAAAAGCAATTGGTGGAAAAGTATAGCAAAGGTCAGAAGGAGTTTGACTGTGTTTTTGTGGATCTGCAGAAAGACATGGAAGGAGAAGAACGGTGGTGGTGCAGGACATGAATGAGGACACCATGACAGAGGTGAGTTAGGAGTAACAGATGGGTTCAAGGTAGGCGTGGGACAACATCAGGGATCTGCTCTGAGCCCTTTCTTGCTTGCAGTGGTAATGACTGggttgacagatgaggtcaagCAGGAGTCTTCGTGGATTATtatgtttgcagatgatgtcGTAATCTGCAGTGAGAGTAGAGCTGAGGTAGAAGGTAGAAGAAAGCCTAGAAATGTGGAGGTATGCTTTGGagagaaaaggcaaaaaaggCCAGCAGAAGCACGACATAAtagatgtgtgtgaatgagagggaggcAAGGGGAAATGTGTAGATTCAAAAAGTAGAGAGTACatgaattcaaattcaaattcaaattccaattccaattttatttgtcacatacacagtcatacacagtacgatatgcagtgaaatgcttagacaactgctcgtgacctaaagaaaaaagaaaaggctataagataggaaataaatatgaaaattaaaaagggtaaatttaactaggaaggaataaaataaaataaaatataaaaattaaggttaaaaatgaaataactgtacaacacaaattagaatgaagggcaaatttaactgggaaagaataagataaatatataaattaaagttgaaaataaaataactgtacaacaaaatacacaatatacagtatagaactatataagaatgtatgaagaaatataaatatatatatacacaataacagcagctgtacaagtattaactggaaatgaagaaatataatatccagtgttgtgcaatccacatccacatgagtttaaatacctgagatcaaccatccaaagcaatggACACATGGCACAAGAGAATTGAAGAAGAAAGTCCAGGtggggtggagtgggtggagatgaaATAAGGTAGTGAGACCTTCTGTGATGTAAGGTATGGTGACAGTCGCACTGACAAGGAGACAGAAGGCcaagctggaggtggcagagctgCAAAAAGGGTTTTTACAGGGAGTGACCACaatggacaagattagaaatgagtgaATCAGAGTGAGAGCTCAGGTTGAAATGGCTTGAAGAAGTTCAACTTCAAGTTAGAGGTGCAGGGTTTAGAcatgtgcagaagaagaaaagtggAGATGTTGTGCAAAGGATATTGAATATTGAGCTGCTGAGCAGGGGGGAAAGTGATTGGCCACAGAGAAGATTTATGGATGTTGTGAAGGAGGATATGCAgatggttggtgtgacagaagaggatgttAGGGATAGGGTGAGAGGGAGGTAGATGATTCGCTGAGGCAACCCCTAATGGATGCATCTAAAAGAAGAAGACCTGTTTGTCAGGCTTTTAAAttgaaattcaaattcaaattttatttgtcacatacacagtcatacacagtacgatatgcagtgaaatgcttagacaactgctcgtgacctaaagaaaaaaaaggaaaaggctatgaataagataggaaataaatatgaaaaattaaaaagggtaaatttaactaggaaggaataaaatataaaaaaaaaattaaggttaaaaatgaaataactgtacaacacaaattagaatgaagggtaaatttaactgggaagaataagataaagataaatatataaattaaagttgaaaataaaataactgtacaacaaaatacacaatatacagtatagaactatataagaatgtatgaagaaatataaataaataaatatatatatacacacaataacagcagctgtacaagtattaactggaaatgaagaatgtagtgaccagtgttgtgcaatccacattatgtcttgtgcagtgcaaatatgcttaaagtgatttaagtgatgaagtgaaaacaatgtccagaatgtccagtgtgtgtgtaagaaccatatgtgtgggtcagtactgtgtggtggtgtgattgagagaccgtatcgcctgcgggaagaagctcctcctcagtctctctgtgttggtttaTTCTTGGTTGGTTTATTCTTACTCTACTTAAATGAATCTCTTGGGAGATTATGATTCTTTGTGAAAAATGGCTCCATAtgttacacaaaaaaaaaaggctttttttttgctaccaGGCAGAAGTCTGGCAAACAGGCTATTTCCGCGATGCAGTATCAACACTGGtccaaggaaaagaaaacaatttgtTACCGAATGTATCCACAATTCTCTCAGAATTCCATTCCTTTTCATGTATGCCAGCGCTTCCCTTAAGTAAACTTGTTCTACAAGTTTAGGTCTATTAGAGAGTGATATGTTTAGAAAATAAGTAATGCTAATGAAGACAGTCTGTAACAGGTTAGACAGGATTCAGAGTTTTCAAAAACTAGTCCATTAGTGTGACTCATGCAGCCCCCTGATGCCTCCCAATGACCTCTTCCCCCAAGCCTGTATTTCTGCTCTAAGCAGGGTTCCTTGGTGGCTAGATGTTATTTTCATGGGCTTTTTTGAATCACCCAGGACCCATTTACTTTAGGAGAACATACCAGGGTAAGCTGCCTATATCAAACAATCTTGTCTCTCGGACCCCTTGGGAACACATCTGTATCATCCCAGAAGAGCTTGGGAGAGGGAAGTTTTGCCTCTCTTCTTTGCTGCCTCAGTGACCTGTATCAGTAAGCTGTAGTGGATCGATgggttgatggatggatggacatctTCCTGGTTATTTACGCCATATTTAATGGTTCATCTCAATGTgcacttctttttttatattggagattatgtatcggaatttcaggagcaggaccacgcctccaaacacgctccttcaGGCTGTCATCAATATAAGTTCCCTCAGTTCTGCAAGCTGATCATTCTtgtttacgtgccccaccctccctccctccttgttctcaattctttaacttcttcacttctatttagtacatggggatctgccaggcccgggagccatcgccagtccccttcgaggccttccccaaaccgcagctcaattcatgtcaaagcattcacttttacctactaaaacgctgtcaaacctaaaatgaggacgtgggcccagctagtgaaatgaAGTTACAATGCATGTTTGCACATGTGTTGCACAAAATGTAGTCAAATGTTCAGGGATAACATTATAAATGAGATTAATTACGTAGCATGGCAAGGAAATATTGTTGAAATTAGAACAGCTGCAATTTTGAAATATAATTGTTCTCACATCAGCTGATTCATATGCTGCTGAAAGCATGCAGACATGTAGAGAATGACAAAAATGAGGGCAAAAGCCTTTTGACAGGCTTACATAAAAGCTTCAAGCTTTGTTGCAGCCTCAGTAAAAGAAAGGTCATTATAGACAGGAAGGAAGGGAGGCAGTAGGAGGCCACTGCAATCATCTTGTTATCTCTGATTATTACCTGAGTCTGTATCGTTTTTGGAGGTTAGAATGACTGTAAGAGGtttgttctttctttcagtTCAAACCTTTATTTCGCTTTAAGTATATTTTTCTGAAtggatattttaaagtaaatcaTTTTTGTGTGACTGTAGGTGCTGATCATTTTAGTTGTCAGTGTTTTCCCACCAATGACATCTCTGTTTAAAAATATCCACAGCTCAGAACAAGGGGAGAGGGTAGGAGAGAAAAACCCATCAAATTACCTCCACGTTTCTTCTGATTTAATGTCTTACTTTGCAAAACAAGCAACACTTGCCATGCACTGAGACTACATTTGGAAGTTCTCGATCTAGTCAAACTAATAGATAATATGTTTTAACATCAGGCACTAGTCAGACCAATCAGAAGCAGGCGTGCACCAACAGGTCCTGTCACTCAGTAGGAGCAGCTGTGTCTGACAACCATGAAATTAACTCCATAAAGAACGAAAAGCTTAACGATTTTGGAGTATTACTGGTTGACTTATCCTAAGATTTTTGTagatatttcttttttcctgttttctcttCTAGCTTAATCATTAACCTTTGATCAATAAGGAAATCAGGAAGGAGAAATCTTACCTCTTATATAAATGTTTGTCCAGTGCAGCATAGTAGAAGTGAAAAACTAAGAACAACAAAGATAATGTAGTATAAAATTGTTAGTCTTGGGAAAAATGGCAAAGAGgatattttatgtgtttattatgTTAGGTAAAAGTAGTAAAATCCCAAAGTGCTTTGACATTTGTAGCAACAATCTGTTGCATTTCATCcctttttccattttattgttttatttgagcTTTGACTTCTGCTGTCCCCTAAGGGCCACTGTAGGTGACTGATGTGGCATCTCCAGGGAGTCTACGGGGgttttcagttaaataaaacaaggaaaaacatttgtgtgctTGTGTTGCCTGAGGGTACAGACAGAAGATGAGCAGGAAGTATGTAGAAGACAGTCATGGTAGGCGCAGTGTCTTCTTTGTATGGTAACAAGAGAACTACATTTTGTAACTAATGAAAAACCTGGTTGTTTCTTCTGGTGCTGCATTACCAGTCAAATATTTTCTTGAATTTGAAGCAAAACTTGGTAGAAaccttaaaaaaatacattttaaagaatAGCATTACAGTTGATGCATTGTATAAACAGTCTtaataaagaaaatactttttttcttgctgGATCTCACCAGTTACACACTAGTTTGTTGCCAATGTCCATTTTAAGTGTGGTCATTAACTGCTACATGTTTCTTATCTTGGGGCTCTTTAAAATAAAGTCTGTCACTGTCAACTTAACCTTTATAAACTGTTAAACCTTTTTGACAGGAGACTCTTGATCACTTAAATGAGacttatacttttttttaataaatctctTCTGGACAAAAGTGTAATATTGTGttataggtaaaaaaaaaaaaaaaaaaaaacaatgatccAAACAAAGACTGTAAGTTTAATGAAATTTcacatgtttattttaaaatgaacaaaaaagcaGATGAAACATTTCATTAGAGTTTATGGGCTGCACAGGTTTGGAAAACAAGGGTAAATAGTAGGAGGGAGCACGAGAGACCGAGTAAGGTTGGGAGGATTGGGGGAAGGTGTGGAGACTGAGGGTGTTGCGTAAAGAATAAGAGCTGGGTGAAGAGTAGGAAAGAGCACGAGAGGGTGGGTAAGGTAGGGAGGAGGTAGAGGGGTTGAGTTGGGGTGTAGGGACAGGAGGTAAAGGACAAGAGTCGGAGGGAGTGAGAGGGATGGGAACCAGGCAGAGGTTTGGGTTCAGATCTTCAGTTGCTCTTTTATCTTCCATCTTCTCGTCACTTTTTCCCTCAAGGTTTTCTTCGATGTCCTCTTTTGTCTCCTgcttttcctccttttcttcctGCTTTTTCTTGTCCTTTCTTGGTTTGTCCGTTCCCTCCTCTTCTCCCTCGTGGTTTTCCAGTTTTTCCTCTTGGGAATTTGTTTCCAGGGTTTCTTCCTGGTGGTCAGCATCAGGTGCAAGCTCCTATGTAGAGagagtaaaatgtattttactgAACTGTGACTCAGTCTAACAGAAGTTGTTAGGACCAAACATGACATTATGGTAAAGTGAAATGATAGCAGAGACAGCTTACCTGAAGGACGTTCTTCCATTCGTCCAGATTTTCCTGTAAGTTCTCCATCAGATGCTTGTTCTTAATTTGGAGCTCCTccacttttttcttctcctctttcaGGCTCTTCTCGGTTGATTGCCACTTGCTGCTCCAGTGTTGTTCCCTGGTGTTTATCTCCATGTCTTTTATGGTCGATTCATGGAGGAGTTCTACCCAGGCTTTGGTTTGAGCTCTTCTTTTCTTCACACATCTTTGAAGCGCCTCATCCTTGAGTTTGAGCTCTTCTTGGAGGCTACTCACTTCCATTTTGTGAGCATCTTCAAGGACGGCAATCTTCTCCTTCAAAGATGCATTTTCCTCCTTTGCAGTCTTCAATTCCTGAGTGGCAAAATGGAGTGCATCTTTTAATTCTTGCACCGTTTCACTTCCAGCAATCTTGTTAGCTTCCTGCTGCTGTTTCATATCAGCAGCGCTAGTCTGCACTGGCCAAGATGCCTGAATGATAAAAACATGCACGTAGTCCATAGTTAGAAAAATCAATCACACAGTGTGATGTGTGGCATTAGAAGTTTAAGGTGACAcaagaagaagcaaaaactgAGTCCTACAGATGTtctaaaaacacaaatgttcACAGAGTTTTGTTAAAAGTGCTTACAAATGTTTAagtattaaaaattaaagttaaactCCAAAGTGTACTCTGCTTCCTTAAGATTATGAAAGCTTTAGACACATTTTGAgcaaaaaattcaaaaaaagCTTTTGCTTGCTCACACGAGAAAAGCTTACCAGATTTTCTCAGATGTTGGGTCACAAATGTTGGGTCCATTTGGGCTCAGGAAACACTGAAGAGTCGCTGTTACACTTGTTTAGCTGTCGATATTTTTCCAAAGCGTTCGTCGAGTCACAGCAAATAGCGACAGATGCTTGTAGGTTCAGGATGGTGTTTAGAAATGAAATATCCAGGTAAACACTGCAAACACTGTGTTTGGAGAATCCTGTTCAAAAATCATCAGGCGATAGTGACAGCACTACCCAGGTGTTACCATGGAGACcatgttgttttggtttctgtgttcTTGTTGTTACTGACTGAACTTGAAGCTATTTAGCTATTTACTgtgattaaaaattaaaactagtTTCAATCAGAAAGGGTCCTTTGGGTGTAGCAACCTTTTCACTTAATCCTCAGGGGACCCGTGAGGCTTTCTGTCCTATACCTTTCATTACTTTCACCTCCAGCCTCACCTGAACTGTTTTGAGCCGTAAAATGTGCTGTGCAAAGATCTCCAATCCATGTTTTAATGGTGAACGGTCATTAAAGAACAGGGTGTAGGGGCTAATTGGTTTAGAGAGAGCAAAACAAGAGCAGGCACATTCAAATCGAGACTGTGGTAaattttcagtgtttaaaagCGGAGCGTCAAGTAAAATAGAGCTGTGTGAATATCTCATACTGGATAACCAAGAGAAATAGAGACAAACTTTTTACAAACAAATCTGGTTTTCAGATTCTGGGTTTCTCCGTTTGCTACCAGAATTTATATGAATGATGAAATGTCTTCTCCATGTTAGCCGTCGACTCCTGACTGTGGTGATGGTGCCTCTTGGTGCCTCTTAATGCAGTTAATTAACATAATACGGCTTACTGTACAGCAAATTGTAGAAACAAAGCATCCAAGAAGTCTGTGATGctcaggtcttttttttttttgcattgcatCCATGTTtgtgtggtggacccaaaatgtGTTTGATACACTTATTAGCCAAgccagacagcttcagctgataACTTAGCATTTCACCATCTTGCTCAAATACAGTCCAATACTAGCTCCTAAAACACAGACGGCAACTGTTCACGTGGGTTATgtctatcttttatatacagtctttcattgttattattaaataaatccTTTTTGATAATTTTGTCTTGTTCTCACATGTAGATTATTAAAAGGAAAGAAGATCAAATATGGAATAAAAGTTGAAGCTTAATATGCCTTCATTTTTTATACATTCTAGTAGGAGGCCTTTTCATTGCTAGTTTTCACCAATTCAAAGGCCTTGATAGTGCCATATGTCAGGTTTAGATATTTAGCATCCGAAAGCCACATTAATGATGTACATGAAACATGACATCCATTCAGCTGAAAGCACTTTATATCTAATGTAAAGATCCTACAGTAGTAGAGAGACGGGGCACTACGACCAGCACTTcttgacagtggggaggaagaactcctttttaacaggaggaGACCTCTAGAGGAACCAAGCTGAGGGGCAGCCGACCATCTGTAGCGACTGGTT of Maylandia zebra isolate NMK-2024a linkage group LG5, Mzebra_GT3a, whole genome shotgun sequence contains these proteins:
- the LOC101471356 gene encoding uncharacterized protein LOC101471356: MKQQQEANKIAGSETVQELKDALHFATQELKTAKEENASLKEKIAVLEDAHKMEVSSLQEELKLKDEALQRCVKKRRAQTKAWVELLHESTIKDMEINTREQHWSSKWQSTEKSLKEEKKKVEELQIKNKHLMENLQENLDEWKNVLQELAPDADHQEETLETNSQEEKLENHEGEEEGTDKPRKDKKKQEEKEEKQETKEDIEENLEGKSDEKMEDKRATEDLNPNLCLVPIPLTPSDSCPLPPVPTPQLNPSTSSLPYPPSRALSYSSPSSYSLRNTLSLHTFPQSSQPYSVSRAPSYYLPLFSKPVQPINSNEMFHLLFCSF